Genomic DNA from Myxococcales bacterium:
CCTAACTACCGGCTTGGGTAGGGCTGGGGCCTACCAACTTATGCGTGGACGCCACGTTGCCGCGGCCGCGCTTGGTCGGTAGAGTCGGGGGATGGACATCCGCAACTTCATCGTGCCCACCGTCATCGAGACCACGCATCGAGGTGAGCGCGGTTGGGACATTTTTTCCCGCCTGCTCAAAGACCGCATTATTTTTATGGGCTCGGGCGTCAACGACGACGTCGCCAACGTGATCATCGCGCAGATGTTGTTTTTAGAGTCGGAAGACCCCGACAAGGACATCATGCTCTACATCAACTCGCCGGGTGGCCTCGTCACCGCCGGCCTGGCGATCTATGACACCATGCAGTACCTGCGCTGCGAGGTCGCCACGGTGTGCATGGGTCAGGCATCGTCGATGGGCGCGTTCTTGCTCGCGGCGGGGTCCAAGGGCAAGCGCTTCTGCCTGCCGCATTCGCGCGTGATGATTCACCAGCCTCTGGCTGGCTTCTCAGGCCAGGCCACTGACATCGATATCCATGCCCGGGAAATCCTCAAAACGCGCGACACGCTGAACGGGCTTCTCGCCAAGCACACCGGGCAAACCATCGAGCGGATCCGCCACGATACCGAGCGCGACAACTTTATGTCGGCGCATCAGGCCAAGGAATACGGCCTGATCGACGAGATCTTTGTCCGCGATAAGGCGCACCCGACGCCAAAGCCAGACAGCAAGAAAAACGGCTAAATAGCCGCCAATTGGCGCAGTTCGCCCGCGGCCTGTGGCGGCGGGGGTGGCGCCGGCGCTATAGTGGGCCCATGGCCACGGATCGCAAAGAAACCGCCGCTAGCTGCTCGTTTTGCGGCAAGGCCGAAAAGGATGTGCGCAAGAAGCTCATCTCCGGACCCAATGTCTACATCTGCGATGAGTGCCTAAGCCTGTGCAACGACATCATCGCCGAAGAGAACGAAAAAGAAGAGCTGCAGTTCGGCCACGCGGGTATTCCCAAGCCCGCGGAAATCAAAAAAGTCCTCGACGAGTATGTGATCGGCCAAGACCGCGCCAAGAAAATCTTGGCGGTCGCGGTGCACAACCATTACAAGCGCATCGAACACAAGGCCTCGGACAACGACGTCGAGCTGCAAAAATCAAACATCTTGCTGCTTGGGCCTACGGGCTCGGGCAAGACCTTGCTCGCGCAAACGCTGGCGCGCATTCTCAACGTACCTTTCGCCATTGCCGACGCCACCAACCTCACCGAGGCGGGCTACGTCGGCGAAG
This window encodes:
- the clpP gene encoding ATP-dependent Clp endopeptidase proteolytic subunit ClpP yields the protein MDIRNFIVPTVIETTHRGERGWDIFSRLLKDRIIFMGSGVNDDVANVIIAQMLFLESEDPDKDIMLYINSPGGLVTAGLAIYDTMQYLRCEVATVCMGQASSMGAFLLAAGSKGKRFCLPHSRVMIHQPLAGFSGQATDIDIHAREILKTRDTLNGLLAKHTGQTIERIRHDTERDNFMSAHQAKEYGLIDEIFVRDKAHPTPKPDSKKNG